AGAGCGCATAGATCCATCCCCTCCATTCACATACAGCGGAATGGATGTTTTTGGTCCGTTCTTCACTAGACAAGGCCGTAAATCGTACAAGAGGTATGGACTTATTTTTACTTGTTTCTGTTGCAGAGCCATCCATATTGAGATGCTGGATGACATGTCCACAGACGCCTTTATCAATGGTCTACGTTGTTTCATCGCTGTAAGAGGAGCAGTAAATCAAATAAGGTGTGACCAAGGCACTAATTTCATTGGAGCCAAGAATGAGCTCACCAAGGCCATGGAAGAGATTGACACCAACCGTCTGGTAACATTCGTAGCAGAAAAACAGTTTGACTTTGTCTTTAACGCACCCCATGCAAGTCACACTGGCGGAGTTTGGGAGAGACAGATTAGAACTGTCAGAAGTGTTCTTCGTTCCACTCTGTCCCAGTCATCTGGAAGGCTAGATGATTCTTCTCTGCGAACATTTTTCTATGAAGCCATGGCCATTGTAAATAGTCGTCCACTCACTGTAGATAACTTAAGTGATCCCTGCAGTCCTGAGCCTCTAACCCCTAATCACCTCCTCACCCTGAAAACTACTCAAGCCTTACCACCCCCTGGGAAGTTTGTCAGAGAAGACCTATATGGTCGTAAGAGATGGCGCCATGTCCAATACTTAGCAGAACAGTTTTGGGGACGTTGGCACAAGGAGTATGTGTCTAACATTGCAACAAGACAATGCTGGCTTTCACCAAGAAGGAACATGCAAGCGGGAGATATAGTCTTGGTGAAAGCAGCCGATCTGCCCAGGAATGAGTGGCGCTTGGCAGAAGTTATTGAGACTGTCGTTGACAAAGATGGTTTGGTGAGAAGAGTAAAGATACGTTTTGGAGACAGAAATCTGGGAAAGGATGGTAAACGTCTGAACAAACCATCATTAGTTGAACGCCCAGTGCAGAAGCTGGTCCTGCTGCTGGAGGCACACTGAACATCCTGACATATCCTTTGATTTAAGCAGTTTATAGTAGAACAAGTTTCAGTTTGCTTTACATCTAGCCTTAAACATTGGTATTTTACTTTAGAAATCATTCGTGACTAAAGTTTAAAATTTATAGTCACACATGATTGGTGGGAGTGTAAATAACCATCAGTTATTTAATTAGTTTCCAGgatttatatattattcttatattatttaattatatcctTTCTTAATATTAGTCaactgtttgttatattttgtagtgttattttacactcaataagttatttAACCGatagagacttttattttgaaaggcgGCTTGACGGAAGTGCTCAGAGCCCGCTCATGAGAGCGCCCAAAGACGGAGACTGCACACGGCGTTAGGAATTAAGGACACTTTTAAGTGAATTTATGCATcagattgttgttttattttcagtattctGTTTGCTTTGAGTTTGTTGCTTGACACCTGGTTGGAAAGGAGAACAAGGTAGTTAAGTTCATTTATGCTCTTATATAACATAACACACATATATTGCATGTGTCTCTGTTGACATAATTTTATGTTGTTTAGGATGAATGTTAGTGTTAATTGCGTAATTTATTGCTGTAGGattgattgttttgtttcatttttatgtataaGATCTCATAATTTCCAATATTGTTTATTCATCTGTTTTAGCTCTTACGGTGTTGTGAAGTCTATAAGGACAATAAACACAAAAGGAAAGACCGTACAACATCAGTGAATGAGTTAAATCCTTTATTCTTCAACCGGGCTGTTACAAACtggaaaaaaagtaacaaaaataaataaataaataaataaataattataaacacaaaataaaactgcttaaaataaaataagaatgagCTTGCACCCATTGTTTTTATAAGTTAAAAACTGCTGaactgcttaaaataaaataagaatgagCTTGCACCCATTGTTTTTATAAGttaatgtatacagtatatgtttacttatttgtt
The Carassius auratus strain Wakin chromosome 31, ASM336829v1, whole genome shotgun sequence DNA segment above includes these coding regions:
- the LOC113050792 gene encoding uncharacterized protein LOC113050792, which codes for MANLPSERIDPSPPFTYSGMDVFGPFFTRQGRKSYKRYGLIFTCFCCRAIHIEMLDDMSTDAFINGLRCFIAVRGAVNQIRCDQGTNFIGAKNELTKAMEEIDTNRLVTFVAEKQFDFVFNAPHASHTGGVWERQIRTVRSVLRSTLSQSSGRLDDSSLRTFFYEAMAIVNSRPLTVDNLSDPCSPEPLTPNHLLTLKTTQALPPPGKFVREDLYGRKRWRHVQYLAEQFWGRWHKEYVSNIATRQCWLSPRRNMQAGDIVLVKAADLPRNEWRLAEVIETVVDKDGLVRRVKIRFGDRNLGKDGKRLNKPSLVERPVQKLVLLLEAH